From the genome of Solanum pennellii chromosome 6, SPENNV200:
GAATTGTATACACTAAGACATAGTCTACTACCCCCTTTACTCGGCAAGTTCAACTTCAAACTAGTCAATATCTTAATCTACACAAAGATCGATCATCTCATTATTGGATGTAATTGtaataaagaaatgaatattCAAGCACCAACATCATACACAATTCTATGTTATTTCTCTTCTTGTATGGGTGGATGGTGGGTTGTGCGAGGAACTTATTAAGTCAAGCACCAGCAGTTAGGGGATTGAGTAAAAATCTTCATGCAGAATATAACGTGTACGATATTTATTTACAATCATAGTAGTGACTAGTGATTGAAGCGAATACGAGCATAATCTTGAGGTAAGGTTAAACAAACGTACCGTTTCTTTCCATGATCCAGCAGCTGTAGCAATCGACAAGTAAGTCGTAACTTGCACAGCTGCTAACTACCACTCTCTCTCTATACTGGGAGAATTAACACAATTGAATTGTCACACGTCTTTAACTACGTATTAAAAGAAGCAAAATATGCTTAGGTTCTTCTTACAATAGCTAAGGGAAGTtggtctctttttttttaactggTATAAGGGAAGTTGGTCTCTGTTTATAGAGAAGCTTCAGGCCAATAATTAATTGGCTCCCCCCACCACAATTCAGTTAGATGATTTGGCTTTATATGTATACTTTATTTACAACTTGGGTCATGTCACTAAACTTGTCCATGTAGCGATTGGTGTTCCTCTTCAAAGTCTCAGTTAGTTTTAAATGTCTATTCATAATCACCAAGTATAAAGTTAAGAGAAATCAGCAAACTCTCATACTCCATGGAGCACTTCTGACCCTCCATCTTCTCATTCCACTTGTCAACTCAATAGAGAGACTGGTACACTCCATTGTAGTCAATAAAACAAACCTCTCATTCTATCTCCGCAATgtgaattatcaatacatggaGAGTCCACACTCCAATTGATAACACATGAAGGGGGGAAGTACTTGACCATGAGATAATATTTTATCTGATTGAGTCTTTGGACCATGACCAACCTTTCTAGAATCTAGAAATAGAAACCATGCTCTGGGCAAAAGTGCTTGAGAAACAGCAGTCTTCTCGAAAATTCCCAGATCAAGGCATTCTTTTAGCATCAATCGATGTGATTCCATAACAATTGCTTCATCATCATAAAGAAACAGAAATGCGCAATACAATATGCAAATGTAACTACGTagcttaaaactaaaacaacggTAAGTCAAGCTGTCACAAGGATGATATCTCCAGCCCTATAGAATGAGGAACAAGAAACTACTCCTTTGCAAcacatattttcatttaatgatGCTTTCAACCATTAGATTTAATAGTAAAACTCAGGATTAAGACATGGATAACTTAGAGAATGTGATGTCTAAAAATCAATTACAGCACTATACCTGAATGGATGTAAGTATAGCTGCAACATCATAAATTGGACTCCATTGATTCTGAAGAATATCCAAACATATACTTCCATCTGCATAAACTGGAAAAAACCAAAGGACAATTCCAGACATAAAATTTACTATTCCTATCCACTGActtgacaaataaaaatcaaatcttgaaCTCCAACTTACTATTAGGATGAAACATGCGCGAAACAAAGCGCACGGTTGGTGGCTTGTTGGGGTAATCCTCAGAGAATTGAAGAGTCAACTTGAACGTACCTGATGTTCTCAAATAGTATAGTTACAACCGAACTAGTTAATTCATATCAAAACTAAGGcgatttgaaaaagaaatcataTTATGTCAAAAGAAAAGGATGGTGAAGGAAACAAAAGCCACAGGACGCACTTGCTAACACCAACAACCTTAACTTTTGGCAGAGTGTAATAAACTAACAAGAGATGATGATACAAAAGTGACATGGAAAAGCCAGGACTGGAAATGCTTGGACTGGGAGATCAAAGAAAGGATTCAAGCATTTCCAAAACTAGAATATGCATCACCTCTTTGGGATGATTCATAACATTCATCACTACTTATTCGTAGGCAAGGAATGTCCAGGGAGGGACGAGGGGTGCGACTCTCCAAACTGATTATTCAGaatttcaaatcaaagaaaagaGAGACTGAGATgattaaaacataattgaattgtACAGAcaacaatgcataaacagtaGATGTGCACCAACTACAACGCTTTAAGCCTTTAACATTCTTCTGCCACACTGCACTAACGACCAAATGCAAGGATAACTCACCACCATCCCAAGGAGTGTCATCAGGACTGCAGGTTACACCAAAACGAAGAGAAAGGAGAAAGTAAATTATTCAAACCATATGATAACAACTGCCCCAAACAGACATTAAACACATATTTGGTGTATTTTAATTACACAACTCACCCAAATATCACGGCGTTCCAAAGCATAATGTTGTTGTCTTGAGGTGCACCACTAATACCAGCAGGAGGGTCCTGCTGCAACCTCTTGAAATCCCTCATCAGCCTCTTTCTAGCTGGAGTCGACATTGTAACCACCTGCAAATCACATGGTCAAATTAATCTATCTATATATCAATCTATCTATTTATACTACCTTAAAAGCattcttctatattttataatttatatttatctatattatattataaatagacACGTTTTCATATTGAAGAACTGTGATGTTACTGAGGATTCTGACTTTTCTAATAAAGCACAATTAACAACTATTCATACTACTATTTGTTGTCTCTAAATAGAGGGGTTCCCTCTCATTTTCAAACTatgaaatttccaaattttctactcttcttcttcttaaaaatcTCAAGGGTAATTTGCAACCATTGGTATCACACTAAGGGTTGGGTGAACTCttttgtcaaaataatcaatcttTGCGGGCTGACCCATTTACCATTTCTATGTACTTAAATTtccaacaaaaaggaaaaatcaccATTCAACAACTACTAAACACTCATAGTCAAACATAAAACACCCAAAATCTCTTTCCAACACCCATTGTTTTTCCTATAAATTGCATTAGCTCTATAAATAAGAACACACGCACCTAAAAAATCTAATCATTGTTCATCTTGCCATAAAAATAGTGGCTGGTGAATTTTGAGGAAGTTTTTGGGGGTAAAAATGATTGGAGAAAGAGTAGGAGTAGGAATCCTCTCCAATGTGGTTTGCAAACTATTGCATAGAAGCAGGGGTTTTACCTGTGGCACCCAAAAGGTAGCAGCTgtgggtttcccttgtcatccaaaaaaaaaaaaaaaggtaggaGTGTGAGGTGGTTTGgatattttttacttcttttttttttttttttttNNNNNNNNNNNNNNNNNNNNNNNNNNNNNNNNNNNNNNNNNNNNNNNNNNNNNNNNNNNNNNNNNNNNNNNNNNNNNNNNNNNNNNNNNNNNNNNNNNNNNNNNNNNNNNNNNNNNNNNNNNNNNNNNNNNNNNNNNNNNNNNNNNNNNNNNNNNNNNNNNNNNNNNNNNNNNNNNNNNNNNNNNNNNNNNNNNNNNNNNNNNNNNNNNNNNNNNNNNNNNNNNNNNNNNNNNNNNNNNNNNNNNNNNNNNNNNNNNNNNNNNNNNNNNNNNNNNNNNNNNNNNNNNNNNNNNNNNNNNNNNNNNNNNNNNNNNNNNNNNNNNNNNNNNNNNNNNNNNNNNNNNNNNNNNNNNNNNNNNNNNNNNNNNNNNNNNNNNNNNNNNNNNNNNNNNNNNNNNNNNNNNNNNNNNNNNNNNNNNNNNNNNNNNNNNNNNNNNNNNNNNNNNNNNNNNNNNNNNNNNNNNNNNNNNNNNNNNNNNNNNNNNNNNNNNNNNNNNNNNNNNNNNNNNNNNNNNNNNNNNNNNNNNNNNNNNNNNNNNNNNNNNNNNNNNNNNNNNNNNNNNNNNNNNNNNNNNNNNNNNNNNNNNNNNNNNNNNNNNNtttggggggggggggggggaaggaGGTACAATCAGAAAAAGTTATTACTTTGttgtatattatttaatttttaatatgtaaCTTTTTATGTCTCATTATAAAATGACTTGGAATTCGACATGCAAGCAATAGTATTATACACACACTGAGAGGATGAGAAAAGGGTCTAAAAAATAGAGTTTTGTCGAGTTTAGGAGTTCATTTGGGAAGTAGTAAGTAGGAGGGTTCAAATGACAAACGGAGCCAATTACAAGAGACTCCCAAGCCAGTCCgccttaattttatttgtttctctTCCTTATTTAACTTGCTATCCTtgtaatatttacttttttttattcatggATTCAACTCAAATGGTAATTTCTGCTTCATCCACTCACTATCATGGTCCAACGATATTAGAAGGTACCAAAAGAAACCCTTTTCTCCCCAAAGAAACCATTTCGGTGATGACAGTGCTTTGCGATGACAATAAATATCAGTCCAATAGGCTAATCATTCATCAATCCGCACTTGTATTTTTCTCCTATGATTTCCATCACATAcatactttaatattttatatcattttaaaacattaatacCAATTTGCAAGAGATACACATGCTACAATACATGCTCGAGTACAAGTTAACAAACCCAACAAAAGGAACTACTATTGAGCTTTTTCTGTTTgccctttattttatttaatgaccCATAAAATCTATCTAGAGCCAACCCTTACACACTTTGAAACTTGGGGATGATGAGCCCAGCCCTCTACCCTCCTCCACTTAAATACTGCACTTTAATTCACTTGGTGCACGGTTCAAACTTATGACCTAAGTCAAAAATTTTAGTTCTAAACACCACTTCAGGATCAAAAGTATGTAAAAGTTGTTTATATCACTTAACACAGTCATCCAGGTATAAATCAAGTTCTCATTTGGCTTAACTCATGATCTAATTATAATCATCTCAATCAAGTAACAAAGCTCAAATTCCAGAacaataaattacaataatcaaCTGTAGCACACATGAATTAGGGCTCGCACATACAATTCCCCTAATATAACACTATTTACTGAAGATCAAAAACTTCTCGCTAACTGTCGCAAAAGCACAATCGCATAAAATTCTTAAACACTCTCCAAACTAAATTAGAATTATCCAATTTAACCGCTTTCGCTTTTAACAAAAGATCAGTTCCTGTCCAGTTTCCTTGAACTCTAAAGATCCATCGGAAATTGAAGATATAAAATCAAAGGACTTACCAATACGGCGGTAACAAGGCGGTGAGGTAGGGTTCAGAGCTAAGGTCCTGTGCTTTGTGTTCTCTCGTAGCTGCCCCTGGAGTTCGCAAAGCGAAGGAGAGAGAAAGATAAAGGCAGAGAGGAATAATATATAGTGTATTATTGCGTGATGAGCTTTGAGTTGGTCCCAATTTAGCCGGCCCTACGTGTACTAGTATCTCATTCGTTGTATTTGGCTTTGCATCACAACCATACATTTAATTACGCGATTTGTCGATTCAtcttaaatttttagttttaaataaattgatttttaattttgatagcTAAACTTATATATAAACTTCCATTTCTTCTAAGGAAATAGAACATAGcttatatgatattataatactaaaatataaatttgtgtctaataaattttttttatgtattttgaagTACTATAATTACAGACTAACACAAATTAAAGACAAATGATTCATCGTTTACACTAATTTATACTCCATGATTATTTTAAGTGAAAGTGTATAGTTAGATAAGAAACTCATAGATAAATTTAATTGTCTCCTTAGTAAGATATATTTAATTCAGtatgaacaaaaataaatgtatatattcTAAGCACAAAGTTAAGGATCTAAAGAAAAGAAAtctgaaatttattttaaattgtctCGTTATAAGTAATAagaaatttaaagttatttttataaaaaaaaatgatgactTTTGTAGACAACTTAATAAGAAAGGAAATGGGATGCATAAAATGAGAGATATGAGAACATATATTAACTACTAGTAAAGAATTAAGTATTAATGTTTGCACATCAACATGTTGCGATTtcgtctttttatttttttaataaaaataatgactcTGTcaccaattaaaaataaattatgtatgtaATGATGACGAATGAGAATAATTTTTTCTCTATTCTCTttaatgttttgttttgtttgagcTTTTCATTCGAAAATGCATCACTTAATGATTGCATTGACGTATAAAAGGAgacaatatgaatatatacaTTTGCGGACAAGTTGAAAAAGGAAACCAATGCGAGTATGTGATATATAAAATCAGATAATATGAGAATATAATTTAACTAGCTAAAAGTAATAAAGTTATTTTACGCATATTGATTTATATTATCTTTCATATTTTGTAATCGTCATAAAATTTTTGACTATAGCACCAATCATAAATCTATGTATATGATACAATTGGCGAATGGACATATTTTTTCGTGTcctctttaaattattttatttcatttagcTTTTTATAAAAAGTCTAACTTAACTTCAAACGTCGattatacatttttaaaaagaagacgAGTAAATTTAGGACAattaacatacatatataaa
Proteins encoded in this window:
- the LOC107023242 gene encoding ubiquitin-conjugating enzyme E2 2, yielding MSTPARKRLMRDFKRLQQDPPAGISGAPQDNNIMLWNAVIFGPDDTPWDGGTFKLTLQFSEDYPNKPPTVRFVSRMFHPNIYADGSICLDILQNQWSPIYDVAAILTSIQSLLCDPNPNSPANSEAARMFSENKREYNRRVREIVEQSWTAD